The Burkholderia pyrrocinia genome includes a region encoding these proteins:
- a CDS encoding YciI family protein gives MRFMIMIRANAVSESDALPDNRLVEAMTVYHEELANAGVLLDANGLRPSARGWRVRYTGGKGTVVDGPFTETKELIAGYTLIQVRSRDEALEWTRRFPAPFGAEMDCEIEVRPLFELDDLTPSDAVERFRELHVGRNNAA, from the coding sequence ATGCGATTCATGATCATGATCCGGGCGAACGCCGTCAGCGAATCCGATGCGTTGCCGGACAACCGGCTGGTCGAGGCCATGACCGTCTATCACGAGGAACTGGCCAACGCAGGCGTGCTGCTCGACGCGAACGGGCTGAGACCGAGCGCGCGTGGCTGGCGCGTGCGCTATACGGGCGGCAAGGGCACGGTGGTCGACGGCCCGTTCACCGAAACGAAGGAGCTGATCGCCGGCTATACGCTGATCCAGGTGCGTTCGCGCGACGAGGCGCTCGAATGGACGCGCCGGTTTCCCGCGCCGTTCGGCGCCGAGATGGATTGCGAGATCGAGGTGCGGCCGCTGTTCGAGCTCGACGACCTCACGCCGAGCGACGCGGTCGAGCGGTTCCGCGAACTCCACGTTGGCCGCAACAACGCCGCCTGA